Proteins encoded by one window of Candidatus Krumholzibacteriia bacterium:
- the ugpC gene encoding sn-glycerol-3-phosphate ABC transporter ATP-binding protein UgpC: MGFLAIDQVTKSYGAVEVLHHVDIAVEQGEFLVLVGPSGCGKSTLLRMIAGLEDITDGNLEIDGLRVNDVAPRERDIAMVFQNYALYPHMSVFDNMAMSLRIRKMPSDEVEVRVHEAAELLGVEHLLDRRPAQLSGGQRQRVAVGRSIVRRPKVFLFDEPLSNLDAKMRVEMRTEISRLHKNLKATMIYVTHDQTEAMTMGDRIVVLDAGEVQQIDAPLALYDRPANRFVAGFMGSPPMNFWRAQVADDGLHVGDGVWKVTGGYPERFDAVKGREVILGVRPEDFAVGGESNGRPTAASRVRLEVVEPLGSETLVYWHTEDVNSVARVRPDHRVEVDEEVALRMDLERAHVFDPDSGLALR, translated from the coding sequence ATGGGTTTCCTCGCCATAGACCAAGTCACCAAGTCCTACGGCGCCGTCGAGGTGCTTCACCATGTCGACATCGCGGTGGAACAAGGTGAGTTCCTTGTCCTCGTCGGACCCTCCGGCTGCGGCAAGTCCACCTTGCTTCGCATGATCGCGGGTCTGGAGGACATCACCGACGGCAACCTCGAGATCGACGGGCTCCGCGTCAACGACGTCGCCCCGCGCGAGCGTGACATCGCCATGGTGTTCCAGAACTACGCCCTGTACCCCCACATGAGCGTGTTCGACAACATGGCCATGAGCCTGCGGATCCGGAAGATGCCCTCCGACGAGGTCGAGGTCCGCGTGCACGAGGCCGCCGAGTTGTTGGGCGTCGAGCATCTGCTCGATCGCCGGCCGGCGCAACTGAGCGGCGGACAGCGTCAGCGGGTGGCGGTGGGACGCTCCATCGTTCGGCGTCCGAAGGTCTTCCTGTTCGACGAGCCCCTTTCGAACCTCGACGCCAAGATGCGCGTGGAGATGCGCACCGAGATCAGCCGGCTGCACAAGAACCTGAAGGCCACCATGATCTACGTGACGCACGACCAGACCGAGGCCATGACCATGGGCGACCGGATCGTCGTGCTCGACGCGGGCGAGGTGCAGCAGATCGACGCGCCGCTCGCCTTGTACGACCGCCCCGCGAACCGCTTCGTGGCCGGGTTCATGGGGAGTCCCCCCATGAACTTCTGGCGCGCGCAGGTGGCCGACGACGGCCTGCACGTGGGCGACGGGGTCTGGAAGGTCACCGGTGGGTATCCCGAGCGCTTCGATGCGGTGAAGGGCCGCGAGGTGATCCTGGGTGTGCGACCCGAGGACTTCGCCGTGGGAGGTGAATCGAACGGCCGGCCCACCGCCGCTTCGCGCGTCCGGCTCGAGGTGGTCGAGCCGCTGGGGAGCGAGACGCTCGTCTACTGGCACACCGAGGACGTCAACAGCGTCGCTCGCGTGCGGCCCGATCACCGGGTCGAGGTCGACGAGGAGGTCGCCCTGCGCATGGATCTGGAGCGAGCTCACGTCTTCGATCCGGATTCGGGCCTCGCACTGCGTTGA